ACTGTACCTAACTTTAATAATCCTTCTCCTAGTGTAGTAACTGCTTCTACTACTGTGcatgaaagcaataaaaacataTCCACATTTTCTACTGCCAGTATGGGGACTGCACCTCCAAATCTTGGGAGTACCTTTGGTAGCCCAACATTTAGCTCAACTATACCTAGCACAGCATCCCCAATGAACACAGTACCTCCTCCACCAATCCCTCCTATCCCAGCTATGCCATCTTTGCCACCAATGCCTTCTATTCCTCCAATACCTGTTCCACCTCCTGTACCCACACTGCCTCCTGTTCCTCCGGTTCCTCCGATACCCCCTGTGCCCCCCGTACCTCCAATGACACCTATGCCTCCCATATCAGGAATGCCTCCTATGAATCCTCCACCCGTAGCACCTTTACCCACTGGAATGAATGGGTCTGGAGCAGCAGTGAATATGAACAGCGGCTTGAATCCATTGTTTATTGGTCCCATGAATCCTGTAAATGCTATCCAGATGAATTCTCAAAGTAGTGTCAAGCCAATTCCAGTCAATCCAGACGATTTATATGTCAGCGTTCATGGAATGCCCTTTTCTGCAACAGAATCTGATGTGAAAGACTTTTTCCTTGGGCTCCGTGTTGATGCAGTCCATATGCTGAAGGATCATGTAGGTCGAAATAATGGAAATGGACTAGTTaagtttttttctcctcaagatACATTTGAAGCACTGAAGCGAAACAGAATGCTGATGATTCAGCGCTATGTTGAAGTTAGTCCTGCAACAGAGAGACAGTGGGTGGCTGCTGGAGGCCACATAACTTTCAAGCAAACCATGGGTCCCTCTGGGCAGTcgcaccctcctcctccccaggcccATTCTAGGTCCAAATCTCCTAGTGGACAGAAAAGGTCACGGTCGAGATCTCCCCACGAGCAGGGTTTCTGTGTTTATTTGAAAGGTCTTCCCTTTGAATCGGAGAACAAACAtgtgatagatttttttaaaaagctggatATAGTTGAAGACAGCATTTATATAGCTTACGGACCTAATGGGAAGGCAATTGGAGAGGGCTTTGTCGAGTTCAGGAATGAAGCTGATTATAAAGCAGCTTTGTGTCATCATAAGCAGTACATAGGGAATCGCTTTATTCAAGTTCATCCAATTACTAAAAAAGCAATGTTAGAAAAGATAGATATAATTCGCAAAAGATTGCAGAACTTCAACTATGACCAGAGAGAAATCCTCATGAACGCTGAGGGAGAACCAGGCTTGCCAAAATTGTGTGCACATATATCTAATATTCCATACAATATAACTAAAATGGAAATCCTTCAGTTTTTAGAGGGACTGGCAGTAGAAGAAAACTCTGTACAAATTCTTGTTGATAATAATGGACAAGGCTTAGGACAAGCACTGGTTCAGTTTAAAGCTGAGGATGATGCTCGTAAGGCAGAGCGTTTGCACCGTAAAAAACTGAATGGAAGAGATGTTGTTTTGCGTTTGATAACTGTAGAAGAAATGAGAGATATTGAGAGAAACCCACCATCTCAAGGGAAAAAGATACTGAAGATACCAATACAAGGAAACGCGACTGTGCCAGGAGCACAGGGCGCTGGCGGGGATGAGCATGCCTTCTTGGGGGGAAACTCTAAAGATGCAAACAATGGTCCTCCGTTTAATTTCCCTGGTAACTTCAGCGGGTCTGGC
The sequence above is drawn from the Strix uralensis isolate ZFMK-TIS-50842 chromosome 18, bStrUra1, whole genome shotgun sequence genome and encodes:
- the RBM12 gene encoding RNA-binding protein 12 isoform X1, whose amino-acid sequence is MAVVIRLQGLPIVAGTMDIRHFFSGLTIPDGGVHIVGGELGEAFIVFATDEDARLGMMRTGGTIKGSKVTLLLSSKTEMQNMIELSRRRFETANLDMPPANASRSGPPPSSGMSGRVNLPTTVPNFNNPSPSVVTASTTVHESNKNISTFSTASMGTAPPNLGSTFGSPTFSSTIPSTASPMNTVPPPPIPPIPAMPSLPPMPSIPPIPVPPPVPTLPPVPPVPPIPPVPPVPPMTPMPPISGMPPMNPPPVAPLPTGMNGSGAAVNMNSGLNPLFIGPMNPVNAIQMNSQSSVKPIPVNPDDLYVSVHGMPFSATESDVKDFFLGLRVDAVHMLKDHVGRNNGNGLVKFFSPQDTFEALKRNRMLMIQRYVEVSPATERQWVAAGGHITFKQTMGPSGQSHPPPPQAHSRSKSPSGQKRSRSRSPHEQGFCVYLKGLPFESENKHVIDFFKKLDIVEDSIYIAYGPNGKAIGEGFVEFRNEADYKAALCHHKQYIGNRFIQVHPITKKAMLEKIDIIRKRLQNFNYDQREILMNAEGEPGLPKLCAHISNIPYNITKMEILQFLEGLAVEENSVQILVDNNGQGLGQALVQFKAEDDARKAERLHRKKLNGRDVVLRLITVEEMRDIERNPPSQGKKILKIPIQGNATVPGAQGAGGDEHAFLGGNSKDANNGPPFNFPGNFSGSGTFGPPLPPPGIGGFPDSRPGIPTVATSGLPGAGIEVPGFAGGPGNLSGPAGFAGGPQTFGNGPGNLSGPPAFGAGPPGIASGLGHLSGPPGFGPGPGNIHISGPPGFGTGSGKPGPTVIKVQNMPFTVSVDEILDFFYGYQVIPGSVCLKYNEKGMPTGEAMVAFESRDEAMAAVVDLNDRPIGSRKVKLVLG